The proteins below are encoded in one region of Tamandua tetradactyla isolate mTamTet1 chromosome 9, mTamTet1.pri, whole genome shotgun sequence:
- the TIMM10 gene encoding mitochondrial import inner membrane translocase subunit Tim10: MDPLRAQQLAAELEVEMMADMYNRMTSACHRKCVPPHYKEAELSKGESVCLDRCVSKYLDIHERMGKKLTELSMQDEELMKRVQQSSGPV, from the exons ATGGATCCACTCAGGGCCCAGCAGCTGGCGGCGGAGCTGGAGGTGGAGATGATGGCTGATATGTACAACAG AATGACCAGTGCCTGCCACCGGAAGTGTGTGCCTCCCCATTACAAGGAAGCAGAACTGTCCAAGGGCGAATCTGTATGCCTGGACCGGTGTGTCTCCAAGTACCTGGACATCCATGAGCGGATGGGCAAAAAGTTGACAGAGTTATCTATGCAGGATGAAGAGCTGATGAAGAGGGTGCAGCAGAGCTCTGGGCCCGTGTGA